The Pedobacter mucosus genome window below encodes:
- a CDS encoding efflux RND transporter periplasmic adaptor subunit has translation MKTKIFSTAILTTGFAIITAIYGCGNSESKVESKKEKEVTIATFNLQKEKLSTSLTLPGELIALQQVDLYAKVSSFVKVLKVDIGSEVTKGQLLMTLEAPEMTSQVAAAQSKLKAQEAIYTASKANYNRLYETSKTPGTISTNDLDQAMARKNSDLAQLDAAKASVKEVGSIQDYLTIRAPFTGIISARNVNLGAYVGPSGKGSDLPLFTLQDQKNLRLAVSIPEVYTGYLKAGDEITFTVKSLPSQVFTAKVKRLSGALDLRLRSERIEMDVANNTKSLLPGMVAEVNIPLPANASTFIVPKKALLDTSEGFYVLKVENNKTLKVAVKKGRETDDKVELFGDLKEGDQLVAIPTEEMHDGTVIKP, from the coding sequence ATGAAAACAAAGATATTCTCAACAGCAATTTTGACAACAGGATTTGCTATAATAACAGCGATTTATGGTTGTGGCAATTCTGAATCAAAAGTAGAAAGTAAAAAAGAGAAGGAAGTGACCATTGCTACTTTTAACCTTCAGAAAGAAAAATTATCAACAAGCTTAACTTTGCCAGGAGAGTTAATTGCTTTGCAACAGGTCGATTTATATGCAAAAGTAAGTAGTTTTGTTAAGGTTTTAAAAGTTGATATTGGATCTGAAGTTACTAAAGGTCAGTTGTTGATGACCCTCGAAGCTCCAGAAATGACCTCGCAGGTTGCTGCAGCCCAATCAAAATTGAAAGCTCAGGAAGCCATTTATACGGCAAGCAAAGCAAATTACAATCGGCTTTACGAAACCAGTAAAACCCCAGGAACCATTTCGACAAACGATTTAGACCAGGCTATGGCGAGGAAAAATTCAGACCTGGCGCAGTTAGATGCAGCAAAAGCATCAGTTAAAGAAGTGGGCTCCATTCAGGATTATTTAACCATCAGGGCGCCATTTACTGGAATTATTTCTGCCCGAAATGTAAATTTAGGTGCTTATGTTGGTCCTTCGGGAAAGGGATCTGATTTGCCCTTATTTACGCTACAAGATCAAAAGAACCTACGTTTAGCGGTATCCATTCCTGAGGTCTATACAGGTTATTTAAAAGCTGGCGATGAAATAACTTTTACTGTAAAATCGTTACCAAGTCAAGTTTTTACTGCAAAAGTTAAACGTTTATCAGGCGCATTAGATTTGCGATTACGCTCTGAACGCATTGAAATGGATGTTGCAAATAACACAAAATCTTTGCTTCCTGGAATGGTTGCCGAAGTAAATATTCCGCTTCCGGCAAATGCCAGTACTTTTATTGTTCCTAAAAAAGCTTTATTAGATACCAGTGAAGGATTTTACGTTTTAAAAGTTGAAAATAATAAAACCCTAAAAGTTGCTGTAAAAAAAGGTAGAGAAACCGATGATAAAGTTGAGCTTTTTGGAGATTTGAAAGAGGGTGATCAGCTAGTTGCTATACCAACAGAAGAAATGCATGATGGAACAGTGATTAAACCTTAA
- a CDS encoding 2OG-Fe(II) oxygenase, with translation MEKIFDCLINSFIEDNIGIADNFLSISLAANLKENLNLLFKSNKLLSAGVGNNQIITQNKLIRSDVIYWLDRKHNNQHENAFFDLMDKFIFYLNSTCYTGITGYEFHYTLYETGAFYKKHIDQFQNNGSRQYSMVMYLNADWKIEDGGELCIYQNDEQLNISPSNGKSVFFKSSDLAHEVLVTNKQRMSITGWLKVN, from the coding sequence TTGGAAAAAATATTTGATTGCCTCATTAATAGTTTTATTGAGGATAATATTGGTATTGCTGATAACTTTTTGAGTATTTCGTTAGCCGCTAACCTTAAAGAAAACCTAAATTTATTATTTAAAAGTAATAAGCTCTTAAGTGCTGGAGTTGGTAATAATCAGATAATTACCCAAAATAAACTAATTAGAAGTGATGTTATTTATTGGTTGGATCGGAAGCATAACAATCAACATGAAAATGCTTTTTTTGACCTGATGGATAAATTTATATTTTATTTAAACAGCACTTGCTATACCGGTATTACGGGTTACGAATTCCACTATACGCTTTATGAAACCGGCGCTTTTTATAAAAAACACATTGATCAGTTTCAAAATAACGGCAGTAGACAATACTCGATGGTGATGTATTTAAATGCGGATTGGAAAATTGAAGATGGTGGAGAACTTTGCATTTATCAAAACGATGAACAACTGAATATTTCTCCCAGTAATGGTAAAAGTGTGTTTTTCAAAAGCTCCGATTTAGCGCATGAAGTTTTAGTAACCAATAAACAAAGAATGAGTATAACTGGTTGGCTAAAGGTAAATTAG
- a CDS encoding phosphotransferase, whose protein sequence is MNPIFPAQYSTLSASALKLYLINAYELENATTCKLLIRNVSDTYILENSSSKYIFKIYRDVHRKFQEIEAEVELLNILKANGNAVSYPIQDKDGKQIQQFNAIEGTRNGILFSFAEGKVIHDLKDEHLIQLGKDIAKIHQTTSSIKLTNKRQAYNFETTLYTPLKTLKPHFMKMPNEYNYLEEIAGKMINKFSEFDTENFSYGYCHYDLFPKNFHFNDKGTITFFDFDFAGEGYLINDLMSFLNHYFFHGINNLITPEQAEKDFNTFLKSYQEIKVLTEDEIKAIPYLGVSFHLFFLKFFYDNFDDWSNPFLTPKFTKHRIDLIKKWEKQYCNF, encoded by the coding sequence ATGAATCCAATTTTTCCTGCCCAATATTCTACCTTATCTGCGTCCGCATTAAAACTTTATTTGATTAATGCTTATGAATTGGAAAATGCTACAACCTGTAAATTGTTAATTAGAAATGTTAGCGATACCTACATTTTAGAAAATAGTTCCTCCAAATATATTTTTAAAATCTATCGAGATGTGCACAGAAAGTTTCAAGAAATTGAAGCTGAGGTAGAACTTTTAAATATTCTAAAAGCAAATGGAAATGCGGTATCTTACCCAATTCAAGATAAAGATGGAAAGCAAATTCAGCAATTTAACGCAATCGAAGGCACTAGAAATGGAATTTTATTTTCTTTTGCTGAAGGAAAAGTAATCCATGATTTAAAAGATGAACATTTAATTCAATTGGGGAAAGACATTGCGAAAATTCATCAAACCACATCTTCTATAAAACTTACCAATAAAAGGCAAGCTTATAATTTTGAAACCACCCTATATACGCCATTAAAAACATTGAAGCCGCATTTCATGAAGATGCCAAATGAGTATAATTATCTTGAGGAAATAGCAGGTAAAATGATTAACAAGTTTAGTGAATTTGATACTGAAAATTTCAGTTATGGATATTGCCATTATGATTTGTTTCCCAAAAACTTCCACTTTAATGATAAGGGAACAATAACTTTCTTTGATTTTGATTTCGCGGGTGAAGGCTATTTAATTAATGATTTGATGTCTTTCCTGAACCATTACTTTTTTCATGGCATCAATAATTTAATCACACCAGAGCAAGCTGAGAAAGATTTTAATACTTTTTTGAAGTCCTATCAGGAAATTAAAGTATTAACCGAAGATGAAATTAAAGCCATTCCATATCTTGGCGTTTCCTTTCACCTATTCTTTCTAAAATTTTTTTATGATAATTTTGATGACTGGTCAAATCCGTTTCTAACGCCAAAATTCACTAAACATCGAATTGATCTAATTAAAAAATGGGAAAAACAATATTGTAACTTTTAA
- a CDS encoding dienelactone hydrolase family protein, whose product MDQKIITLYDEYTHSQLNRKDFMKRLAILAGSTALAMTILPMLENNYTAAAGFDSDEIEVENVTYTGVDGEMKAVLAKPKGKKNLGCVLVIHENRGLNPHIIDVTKRVAAEGFLALGVDALSPLGGTPADEDKGRELIGKLDPEKNLQNYLKGLEYLRTRKDGNGKVGCVGFCWGGGMSNKLAVNDPKLKAAVAYYGAQPNAVDVPKIKASILCHYGGLDERINAGIPAYEQALKENKIDYQIFVYEGVNHAFNNNTSPTRYNEAAAKLAWSRTIGLFKKQLAV is encoded by the coding sequence ATGGATCAGAAAATTATCACCCTATACGACGAGTATACGCATAGCCAGTTAAACAGAAAAGATTTTATGAAACGGCTGGCGATTCTTGCTGGCAGCACAGCTTTGGCAATGACAATTTTACCAATGCTAGAAAATAATTATACAGCAGCTGCAGGCTTTGATAGTGATGAAATTGAGGTCGAAAATGTTACTTATACTGGAGTTGATGGTGAAATGAAAGCAGTTTTAGCAAAACCAAAAGGAAAGAAAAACTTAGGCTGCGTGTTGGTTATCCACGAAAACCGTGGATTAAATCCACATATAATAGACGTTACAAAACGTGTTGCTGCTGAAGGTTTTTTAGCTTTAGGCGTGGATGCACTTTCCCCATTAGGTGGAACCCCAGCCGATGAAGATAAAGGACGTGAACTGATTGGTAAATTAGATCCAGAAAAAAACCTTCAAAATTATTTGAAAGGTCTCGAATATCTGCGTACCAGAAAAGATGGAAATGGAAAAGTAGGTTGTGTAGGATTTTGCTGGGGTGGCGGAATGTCAAATAAATTAGCAGTTAATGATCCAAAATTAAAAGCTGCCGTGGCCTATTATGGCGCTCAGCCAAATGCCGTTGATGTTCCAAAAATAAAAGCAAGTATTTTATGTCATTACGGCGGTTTGGATGAACGCATAAATGCTGGTATCCCCGCATATGAGCAGGCACTTAAAGAAAATAAAATAGACTATCAAATCTTCGTTTATGAAGGCGTAAACCATGCTTTTAATAACAATACATCTCCAACAAGATACAACGAGGCGGCTGCAAAATTAGCTTGGAGTAGAACTATCGGTTTGTTCAAAAAGCAACTGGCAGTATAG
- a CDS encoding WD40/YVTN/BNR-like repeat-containing protein, producing the protein MKKLIWCLLLAPFFCAGQTYTLKLLSENTKTSLRGLSVVSDNVTWVSGSNGAVGKTIDGGLTWKWLKPFGYEKLDFRDIEAFDEKQAVIVNAGSPAYILKTIDGGETWTENYKNIDTAIFLDGLGFWDKNRAIIFGDPIKNKMQLLATNNAGKNWIDISSNLKFNSAQGEAGFAASGTTIKTLPGGKVWIASGGTISNIYFSNNYGKSWQIFKCPIWQGESTTGPFSMDFFDAKNGIVVGGNYVKDKENNNNVLLTKDGGTTWQKPVTPVSGYKSGVTYLNANIIIATGTSGTDISTDAGLNWKKISDKSFNAVQKSKKGNQIILAGERGSIYQLEIK; encoded by the coding sequence ATGAAAAAATTAATATGGTGCCTTTTGTTGGCACCTTTTTTTTGTGCCGGGCAGACTTACACATTAAAGCTTTTGAGTGAAAACACAAAAACAAGCTTGCGTGGATTAAGTGTGGTTTCTGACAACGTAACCTGGGTTAGCGGTAGCAATGGCGCAGTAGGTAAAACAATCGATGGTGGTTTAACATGGAAATGGTTAAAGCCATTTGGTTACGAGAAATTGGATTTTAGAGATATTGAGGCTTTCGACGAAAAGCAAGCCGTAATCGTTAATGCTGGTTCTCCAGCATATATTTTGAAAACTATAGATGGTGGCGAAACTTGGACAGAAAATTACAAAAACATAGATACCGCTATATTTTTAGATGGTTTAGGATTTTGGGATAAAAATAGAGCCATCATTTTTGGAGATCCGATTAAGAATAAAATGCAATTATTAGCAACTAATAATGCAGGGAAAAATTGGATTGATATCTCTTCAAATTTGAAATTTAATTCGGCACAAGGTGAAGCTGGTTTTGCAGCTAGTGGTACAACTATAAAAACTTTGCCTGGTGGAAAGGTTTGGATAGCAAGTGGTGGAACGATTTCAAATATTTATTTTTCTAATAATTATGGTAAGTCCTGGCAAATATTTAAATGCCCAATTTGGCAAGGAGAAAGTACAACTGGTCCATTTTCTATGGATTTTTTCGATGCTAAAAATGGAATTGTTGTTGGAGGAAATTATGTGAAAGATAAAGAAAATAACAACAATGTTTTACTGACAAAGGACGGTGGTACAACTTGGCAAAAGCCAGTAACGCCAGTTTCTGGTTATAAATCTGGCGTTACTTATTTGAATGCTAATATAATAATTGCCACTGGAACTTCCGGAACTGATATTTCTACAGATGCAGGACTGAATTGGAAGAAAATTTCTGATAAAAGCTTTAATGCGGTTCAAAAGTCTAAAAAGGGAAATCAAATAATTTTGGCTGGCGAACGTGGTTCTATTTATCAATTAGAAATAAAGTAA
- a CDS encoding DUF2147 domain-containing protein, translating into MRKFQFLILFFLAASLSSFAQNKDAVVGKWLNPSGEGQIEIYKKGDKYFGKLAWIKEPNLNGKPKLDAKNPDVKLQKRPLLNLEILKDFVYEDGKWTDGTIYDPKSGKDYSCNMSLKGADVLNIRGYVGISLLGRSETFKRVK; encoded by the coding sequence ATGAGAAAATTTCAGTTTTTAATATTATTTTTTTTAGCGGCATCTTTATCGTCATTTGCACAAAACAAGGATGCAGTTGTTGGTAAATGGCTTAATCCATCAGGAGAAGGGCAAATAGAAATTTACAAGAAAGGTGATAAATATTTCGGAAAATTGGCTTGGATTAAAGAGCCAAATTTAAATGGAAAGCCTAAATTGGACGCTAAAAATCCGGATGTAAAATTGCAGAAAAGACCATTATTGAACTTAGAAATTTTAAAAGACTTTGTTTATGAAGATGGTAAGTGGACCGATGGAACAATTTATGATCCTAAAAGTGGCAAAGATTACAGTTGTAATATGTCGCTTAAAGGGGCCGACGTATTAAACATTCGAGGATACGTTGGCATCTCCCTCCTAGGGAGATCAGAAACTTTTAAAAGAGTTAAATAA
- a CDS encoding DoxX family membrane protein, with protein MKIATIIIRILLGAMYLFASISFFLKYMPEQPQMTAAQSTFMAGVTASIYLMPLIKLTELCCGVLLLFGRTAPLAALIIFPVTLNIFLYHLYLGPKELPLVAVMLIFNLFLFFVYRHKYLPIISK; from the coding sequence ATGAAAATCGCGACCATTATTATCCGTATCCTTTTAGGAGCAATGTATCTTTTTGCATCAATAAGCTTCTTTTTAAAATACATGCCAGAGCAACCTCAAATGACAGCGGCTCAATCTACCTTTATGGCAGGCGTTACGGCATCTATTTATTTAATGCCGCTAATTAAGCTAACCGAATTGTGCTGCGGTGTATTGTTATTATTTGGTAGAACAGCCCCATTAGCAGCACTGATTATTTTTCCGGTTACGTTAAATATATTTTTATACCATTTATATTTAGGTCCGAAAGAGTTACCGCTGGTTGCTGTTATGCTCATATTTAATTTATTTCTATTTTTTGTTTATCGACATAAATACTTGCCCATCATCTCTAAATAA
- a CDS encoding VOC family protein, producing the protein MATVNTYLNFNGNTEEVFNFYKSVFGGEFIAIQYYRDAPGCEGMRISDQGKLNHIALPVGGNVLMGTDITDTMPKSTFGTEISLSVDAETEEEAHYLFNNLSNGGKVTMALEHTFWGALFGMPNFDYEKK; encoded by the coding sequence ATGGCTACAGTAAACACATATTTAAACTTCAATGGCAATACTGAAGAAGTATTTAATTTTTATAAATCAGTTTTCGGTGGAGAATTTATCGCTATACAATACTATAGAGATGCTCCAGGTTGTGAAGGCATGAGAATATCAGATCAAGGAAAGCTTAATCACATCGCATTACCAGTTGGCGGCAATGTTTTGATGGGAACCGATATTACAGACACCATGCCTAAATCTACCTTTGGTACTGAGATTTCGCTTTCGGTAGATGCCGAAACTGAAGAAGAAGCCCATTATTTATTTAATAATTTATCAAATGGGGGTAAGGTTACAATGGCTTTGGAACATACTTTTTGGGGGGCACTCTTTGGTATGCCAAATTTTGATTATGAGAAAAAGTAA
- a CDS encoding DUF1801 domain-containing protein, whose translation MTIRKNKISGKDQVDEFIANLDHPFKKEIESLRSIILDANKNLNERLKWNSPSFYYLSDFAAFNLRAKHFVQIIFIFYNGNMIEDPSILEGNWIDRREARFYSLADIYIKQDALKQFVNNWIALVDHS comes from the coding sequence ATGACAATTAGAAAAAATAAGATTTCAGGAAAAGATCAGGTAGATGAATTTATAGCAAACCTTGATCATCCTTTTAAAAAAGAGATTGAATCTTTAAGATCCATTATTCTTGATGCTAATAAAAACCTTAATGAAAGGTTAAAGTGGAACTCACCGAGCTTTTATTATCTATCTGATTTTGCTGCATTTAATTTAAGAGCAAAACATTTTGTCCAGATTATCTTTATTTTTTATAATGGAAACATGATTGAAGATCCATCAATACTTGAAGGCAATTGGATAGATAGAAGGGAAGCAAGGTTTTATAGCCTGGCTGATATTTATATAAAACAAGATGCTCTAAAGCAATTTGTAAACAACTGGATTGCGCTAGTTGATCATTCATAA
- a CDS encoding DinB family protein translates to MMEKLVNELNETLSKMNILLRSLDEEKINEVPFLGSWTAGQLAEHIVLSNGGFDEMINGPIDETNRPADKDVAEIKNIFLNFNTKMSAPESICPPFRPYIKDDLLHQLDGIKANMVCSVKELDLTKTCTSFELPYFGFLTRLEAVYFVMYHTQRHNHQLENMLKFLN, encoded by the coding sequence ATGATGGAGAAATTAGTTAACGAGTTAAATGAAACTTTAAGCAAAATGAATATTCTTTTGCGGAGTCTTGACGAAGAAAAAATTAATGAAGTTCCATTTTTGGGTAGCTGGACTGCTGGGCAATTAGCAGAGCATATCGTTCTTTCAAACGGTGGTTTCGATGAGATGATTAATGGTCCGATTGATGAAACCAATCGACCAGCGGATAAAGATGTTGCAGAAATCAAGAACATATTTCTCAATTTCAACACAAAGATGAGTGCTCCAGAATCAATTTGTCCGCCATTTAGGCCTTATATTAAAGATGATTTGTTGCATCAATTAGATGGTATTAAAGCAAATATGGTTTGTTCAGTTAAAGAATTGGATTTAACAAAAACTTGTACATCATTCGAATTACCATACTTCGGTTTTTTGACTCGTTTAGAGGCCGTTTATTTTGTAATGTATCATACTCAAAGGCATAATCATCAATTAGAAAACATGTTAAAATTCTTGAATTAA
- a CDS encoding DinB family protein produces the protein MESEFVSSKMYGIVVLHEMQTDFLLKALEDIEEKDAQKRLDTKANHIAWITGSIVFGRFFLAQTLGVNITSQTGELFKENKGIIDDADYPDLEDFKSDWLKVSPLLKNALTKVSDETLDKVLEFPEMKMTLFDMIAFTTYREANCIGQIALWRRLLGYKGMNYM, from the coding sequence ATGGAAAGTGAATTCGTGAGCAGTAAAATGTATGGGATAGTTGTTCTTCATGAAATGCAAACTGACTTTTTATTAAAGGCATTAGAAGATATTGAAGAAAAAGACGCCCAAAAAAGACTGGATACAAAAGCAAATCATATTGCCTGGATTACCGGTAGCATTGTTTTTGGCCGGTTTTTTTTAGCTCAAACTTTGGGCGTAAACATTACCTCACAAACCGGTGAACTTTTTAAAGAGAATAAAGGGATTATAGATGATGCGGACTATCCTGATTTAGAGGATTTCAAATCTGATTGGTTAAAAGTTTCTCCATTATTAAAAAATGCTCTAACTAAAGTATCAGATGAAACGCTAGATAAAGTTTTAGAATTCCCTGAAATGAAGATGACACTTTTCGATATGATTGCTTTTACAACATATCGCGAAGCAAATTGTATCGGACAAATTGCATTATGGCGCAGATTATTAGGTTACAAAGGAATGAATTACATGTAA
- a CDS encoding GlxA family transcriptional regulator, which translates to MIKIGILLTKQYKLLSLAAILDVFETANKLHTNFGKNQPYSIDLLAFDKNEDNTFRQYSIKLIHSELDYDLVIIPAFTTENLQEAISFNRQFIPWIQNQYSKGAEIATVCTGAFLLGASGLLNGKVATTHIDASDAFANAFPAVKLMANKTVTQDGRLFTSGGATSSFHLLLHLLKIHCGKDIAIKAAKIFAIDMDRNNQLYFGSFLPLRIHNDDLVASAQEKIETNYQDISTIEEMIKDIPSSRRNIVRRFKLVIGITPIAYLQRTRIEAAKKLLEQTAEQMSEVIFKSGYNDPKAFRKVFRKSVGMTPTEYRDKFRTR; encoded by the coding sequence ATGATTAAAATAGGAATTCTTTTAACGAAGCAGTATAAATTATTAAGCTTGGCTGCAATACTTGATGTTTTTGAAACCGCCAATAAACTACATACTAATTTTGGAAAAAATCAACCTTACAGTATAGATTTATTAGCATTTGATAAAAACGAGGATAACACGTTTAGACAATACAGCATTAAATTGATTCATAGCGAACTTGACTATGATTTAGTAATCATTCCAGCTTTTACTACGGAAAATCTGCAAGAAGCGATTTCATTTAATCGGCAATTTATTCCGTGGATTCAAAATCAATATAGTAAAGGTGCTGAAATTGCGACGGTTTGCACAGGCGCTTTTTTACTTGGAGCTTCTGGACTACTCAATGGCAAGGTTGCTACAACACATATTGATGCAAGTGATGCTTTTGCTAATGCTTTTCCTGCTGTGAAACTTATGGCAAATAAAACAGTTACACAAGATGGAAGGCTATTTACAAGTGGAGGTGCTACATCATCTTTTCATCTATTATTGCACTTACTTAAAATCCATTGTGGAAAGGATATTGCAATAAAAGCAGCTAAAATTTTTGCTATTGATATGGATCGAAATAATCAATTGTATTTTGGTTCCTTTTTGCCTTTGAGGATACACAATGATGACTTAGTAGCATCAGCGCAGGAAAAAATCGAGACCAACTATCAGGATATTTCTACAATAGAAGAAATGATAAAAGACATTCCATCAAGCAGAAGGAACATTGTAAGGCGATTTAAACTCGTTATTGGAATTACACCAATTGCATATTTGCAGCGCACAAGAATTGAGGCCGCAAAAAAGTTACTAGAGCAAACTGCCGAACAGATGTCTGAAGTAATTTTTAAATCCGGTTACAACGATCCTAAAGCTTTTAGAAAAGTATTCAGAAAATCAGTCGGAATGACACCAACTGAATATCGTGACAAATTTAGAACTAGATAA
- a CDS encoding DegT/DnrJ/EryC1/StrS family aminotransferase, with translation MENRIPVYQPTLLGNERKYVNECLDSTWISSKGKFIAEFENAFANYINVEHATTVCNGTVAIHLALLALGIGSGDEVIVPTLTYIASANAIAYTGAKPVFVDSLADTWQMNPADVRAKITPNTRAIMAVHLYGHPCDMQTLKEICKEYDLFLIEDCAEAIGSLYKNQHVGTFGDISTFSFFGNKTITTGEGGMVVTNNYYLYERATHFKGQGLDKDRQYWHDIIGYNYRMTNICAAIGLAQLEQIDSFLSRKIEIAALYKEAFKNSEISFHAEHADVNSSYWMCSILVPKPYQRDLLCAYLASQGIETRPLFYPVHTMPMYANGFAKHAVAEDLGLRGINLPSYPSLSNEQIRFITDAINIFIGESKSTTLSKHKVLDKILN, from the coding sequence ATGGAAAATAGAATTCCTGTTTATCAACCTACTTTATTAGGCAACGAAAGAAAATATGTAAATGAATGTTTAGATTCAACATGGATATCGTCAAAAGGAAAATTTATAGCCGAATTTGAAAATGCTTTTGCAAACTATATAAATGTTGAACATGCTACTACAGTATGTAATGGAACTGTTGCCATACATTTAGCGTTGCTTGCGCTTGGAATAGGTTCGGGAGATGAAGTAATCGTGCCTACTTTAACCTATATAGCATCTGCAAATGCTATTGCTTACACGGGAGCTAAACCTGTTTTTGTAGATTCTTTAGCAGATACCTGGCAAATGAATCCGGCTGATGTTCGGGCTAAAATCACGCCCAATACACGAGCAATTATGGCTGTTCATTTGTATGGACACCCATGTGATATGCAAACACTTAAAGAAATATGCAAAGAATACGATCTTTTTTTAATTGAAGATTGTGCAGAGGCTATTGGTTCTTTATATAAGAATCAGCATGTGGGCACTTTTGGAGATATTTCTACTTTTAGCTTTTTCGGCAATAAAACCATTACCACAGGTGAAGGTGGAATGGTGGTAACCAATAACTATTATTTGTATGAGCGTGCAACACACTTTAAGGGACAGGGATTAGATAAAGATCGCCAGTATTGGCATGACATTATTGGTTATAATTATCGTATGACTAACATTTGCGCAGCAATAGGCTTAGCTCAGCTTGAGCAAATTGATTCTTTTCTTTCTAGGAAAATTGAAATTGCAGCACTTTATAAAGAGGCTTTTAAAAACAGTGAAATATCCTTTCATGCTGAACATGCTGATGTGAATAGTAGTTATTGGATGTGTTCGATTTTAGTGCCTAAACCGTATCAAAGAGATTTATTATGTGCTTATTTAGCATCTCAAGGAATAGAAACTAGACCGCTATTTTATCCTGTACATACCATGCCAATGTATGCGAATGGTTTTGCAAAACATGCCGTTGCAGAAGATTTGGGTTTAAGAGGTATTAATTTGCCAAGTTATCCTAGTTTATCTAATGAGCAAATTAGATTTATAACAGATGCAATAAATATTTTTATTGGTGAATCAAAAAGCACCACCTTAAGCAAACATAAGGTACTAGATAAAATTTTAAATTAG
- a CDS encoding MBL fold metallo-hydrolase → MKITFLGTGTSQGVPVIACICEVCRSTDKRDNRLRTSILIETEDKTIVVDSGPDFRYQLLREKVNDLDAVLFTHEHKDHIAGLDDIRPFNYLLHKVIDVYATERVQTALKREFYYIFAEKKYHGLPQINLHTVENGKEFKIGVNTITPIEVMHHLLPITGYRIGDFTYITDAKTISEDSFNLIKGTKILVINALQNESHISHFTLNEAIAFAQKVGAEMTYLTHISHNLGLHNSVEEKLPANIRLAFDGLKLNVY, encoded by the coding sequence ATGAAAATTACTTTTTTAGGCACGGGAACATCTCAAGGAGTTCCTGTAATTGCATGTATTTGTGAGGTTTGCAGATCTACAGATAAGAGAGACAACCGTTTACGTACCTCAATTTTAATAGAGACGGAAGATAAGACTATTGTGGTAGACAGTGGTCCTGACTTTCGTTACCAACTTTTGCGAGAAAAGGTTAATGATTTAGATGCGGTATTGTTTACTCATGAACATAAAGATCATATTGCTGGGTTGGATGATATTCGTCCTTTTAATTATTTATTGCATAAGGTAATTGATGTATATGCTACAGAGAGGGTGCAGACGGCATTAAAAAGAGAGTTTTATTATATTTTTGCCGAAAAAAAATATCATGGTTTACCTCAGATTAACCTACATACAGTTGAAAATGGTAAGGAATTTAAAATCGGTGTTAATACGATAACTCCTATCGAAGTTATGCATCATTTACTGCCCATAACCGGTTATAGAATTGGCGACTTTACATATATTACCGATGCAAAAACGATTTCTGAAGATTCATTTAATTTGATTAAAGGAACTAAAATTTTGGTAATTAATGCTTTGCAGAATGAATCTCATATTTCTCATTTTACTTTAAATGAAGCCATTGCATTTGCACAAAAAGTAGGAGCAGAGATGACTTATTTAACGCATATAAGTCATAATCTCGGTTTGCATAATAGTGTTGAAGAAAAATTACCTGCCAACATTAGATTGGCTTTTGATGGTTTAAAGTTAAATGTATATTAA